In the genome of Magnolia sinica isolate HGM2019 chromosome 2, MsV1, whole genome shotgun sequence, one region contains:
- the LOC131233044 gene encoding uncharacterized protein LOC131233044, which produces MDGRVGFLINITVDPPCIPPQELTAKGFRRKSASGVSNPRPVEARLQKRKKEVIIFRLVKEEEKAMVRKKKEKKSKKKRKISSDQISALKSIHEWVSLDYPPPPPSDDDFQVPKIHNLSEPLVFDLHSHSTCSDGFLSPSALVQRAHRNGVKVLALTDHDTMAGIPEAVKAALKFGIRIIPGVEISTVYFPRGESGAEEYVHILAYYGCCGPASFEELEHCLANIRDGRYLRAKNMLTKLNNLRMPLKWEHVMKIAGNGVAPGRLHVARAMVEAGHVENVKQAFNRYLYDGGPAYASGSEPLAEEVVQMICRTGGVAALAHPWALKNPVAVIRSLKTAGLHAMEVYRSDGKVEGFSDLANDYDLLKLGGSDYHGRGGHDESDLGSINLPVLVIHEFLKLARPIWCNAMKDILLSFAEEPSNSNLEKILRFGRIKNLNADITLHHSEDVVDLCLSSWLTDEERQAVEFEALRQKLSHTAIDQGGFQMSVTSR; this is translated from the exons atggatggacgggttggatttctcataaacattacagtTGACCCACCTTGCATCCCACCGCAGGAACTTaccgcgaaaggctttcgcaggaaatctgcgtccggaGTATCGAATCCGCGCCCGGTTGAAGCAAGACtccaaaagaggaagaaagaggtgaTAATATTCCGTTTggttaaggaagaagaaaaagcgaTGGTTcgtaagaagaaagaaaagaagagtaagaagaagaggaagataagCTCTGATCAGATCTCTGCTCTGAAATCCATCCATGAATGGGTTTCTCTCGATTATCCTCCTCCGCCGCCCTCGGATGATGATTTTCAGGTGCCAAAAATCCATAATTTATCGGAGCCTTTGGTCTTTGATCTGCACTCCCATTCCACCTGCAGCGATGGCTTTTTGTCGCCTTCCGCTCTCGTCCAGAGAGCCCATAGAAATGGG GTGAAAGTACTTGCTTTAACAGACCATGACACCATGGCTGGCATACCAGAGGCTGTCAAAGCTGCTCTTAAGTTTGGCATCAGGATAATTCCCGGGGTTGAAATAAGTACAGTATATTTTCCAAG GGGAGAGTCTGGAGCTGAGGAATATGTTCACATCCTTGCATATTATGGTTGTTGTGGTCCTGCAAGCTTTGAGGAACTAGAGCATTGTCTGGCCAATATAAGGGATGGGCGTTACCTCCGTGCAAAGAATATGCTAACGAAGCTAAACAACCTCAGAATGCCTTTAAAATGGGAACATGTAATGAAGATAGCGGGCAACGGAGTGGCTCCAGGGAGGTTGCATGTTGCCCGTGCCATGGTTGAAGCTGGCCACGTGGAGAATGTGAAGCAAGCTTTTAACCGATATCTATATGATGGTGGACCTGCTTATGCTTC GGGTAGCGAGCCTCTTGCAGAGGAAGTAGTTCAAATGATATGTCGGACTGGGGGTGTGGCAGCTTTGGCTCATCCATGGGCATTGAAGAACCCTGTTGCGGTTATCAGGAGCTTGAAAACTGCTGGGCTTCATGCTATGGAGGTTTACCGAAGCGATGGAAAAGTGGAAG GATTCAGTGACTTGGCTAATGATTatgatcttctaaagcttggaggATCGGATTATCACGGAAGAGGTGGTCACGATGAATCTGATTTGGGAAGTATTAATCTTCCAGTTTTAGTCATCCATGAATTCCTTAAGCTGGCGCGACCTATTTGGTGCAATGCTATGAAGGATATCCTACTAAGTTTTGCCGAAGAGCCATCTAATTCAAACCTAGAGAAAATTTTGAGGTTCGGTAGAATAAAGAACCTTAATGCGGACATAACCTTACACCACAGCGAAGACGTTGTTGACCTGTGCCTGTCATCTTGGTTAACGGACGAGGAAAGGCAGGCCGTTGAATTTGAGGCTCTTAGGCAGAAGCTTTCTCATACTGCCATTGATCAGGGAGGTTTCCAGATGTCTGTAACAAGTAGAtga